A genomic window from Sphingobacterium spiritivorum includes:
- a CDS encoding Gfo/Idh/MocA family protein yields the protein MAVKQVVTGILSYGMSGRVFHAPFIAGSDRFQLKAIVERKTKHAHLDYPEIISYSSVKELLEDAEIELVIVNTPNDTHFEFAKMALLAGKHVLVEKPFSPTVKEAKELFALGRKMNRHVLPYHNRRFDSDFQSLKATLESGKLGKPVELHLRFDRYKTEIGVKKFKETKRPGSGILYDLGSHLLDQTISLFGKPRSVTKILSTNRPKSKVDDYACLLLNYGKGLSVFITVSLMVANPQKSFVLHALKGSFVKDRSDVQEQQLLAGMSPNDNAYGIEPEGKEALLTLADDKGNMLTESLVAERGDYRKLFEAVYETLRHGVPYFVTEDQILLQLEILAPSG from the coding sequence ATGGCTGTAAAGCAAGTAGTTACAGGAATATTGTCGTATGGAATGTCCGGAAGGGTGTTCCATGCGCCGTTTATAGCGGGTAGTGATAGGTTTCAGCTGAAGGCTATTGTGGAGCGTAAAACCAAACACGCACACCTGGATTATCCGGAAATCATAAGCTATTCCAGTGTAAAGGAATTACTGGAAGACGCGGAGATCGAACTTGTCATTGTCAATACGCCAAACGATACGCATTTTGAATTTGCCAAAATGGCTTTATTGGCAGGCAAACATGTCCTGGTAGAAAAACCTTTTTCTCCGACTGTCAAAGAAGCAAAAGAACTTTTTGCTCTGGGACGTAAAATGAACCGACATGTACTTCCTTACCATAACAGACGCTTTGATTCTGACTTTCAATCCCTGAAAGCAACACTGGAATCAGGAAAGCTGGGCAAACCGGTCGAACTACACCTTCGATTTGACAGGTATAAGACTGAGATTGGTGTCAAAAAATTTAAGGAAACCAAACGTCCGGGAAGTGGTATATTGTATGATCTGGGATCACATCTGTTGGATCAGACAATTTCGCTATTCGGCAAGCCCAGGTCAGTAACAAAGATCTTATCTACTAATCGCCCTAAATCTAAGGTGGACGATTATGCCTGTCTGCTCTTGAATTACGGGAAAGGACTGAGCGTATTTATTACCGTCAGCCTAATGGTTGCCAATCCGCAAAAAAGCTTTGTTTTACATGCTCTGAAGGGATCTTTTGTAAAAGACAGAAGCGATGTACAGGAGCAGCAGCTGCTGGCAGGAATGTCTCCGAATGACAACGCTTACGGAATCGAACCGGAAGGGAAAGAAGCGTTACTAACCTTAGCAGATGATAAGGGAAATATGCTGACTGAATCTCTGGTTGCTGAGAGGGGTGATTATCGTAAATTATTTGAGGCCGTATACGAGACTTTACGTCATGGAGTCCCTTACTTCGTAACCGAAGATCAGATTTTACTGCAACTGGAAATACTGGCGCCATCAGGTTAG